CCTGCTGAACATGTGCCCGCAGGGATCATCTAAAATGCTGGACGCCGTGATTGTCACGAATGCGTAACCACCTAATCATTAAACAAATAAAAAAAGCATGAAATTAAGACTCCCACAGATGTTGCTGGCAGCCGTCATCGCCTGCCTCGGCAGCTTCTCAGTTGCCACCGCGGCTGACTACACTGCAAACAGCGCCGATTCGCTGGTGACAGCCTGGAACCAGGCTGCCGCTTCCAATGAAGCGTCAACCATCACCATCACCGTTCCCTCTGGTTCAGACAGTATTACGCTGACCCCGGAACAGAAGGCCCAGCTGGCGGCCATCTCGGGTACGGGAAGCATCACCGTCCAGATGACCGATGCAAGCGGAAAACTGGTCAATTTCAATTACGACCTAGTCAACGAACAAGTCAAATTCAACAATATCACGCTGAGCGAACCTACGGGCAGCAGCAATGACATCGTTGTCACCAACGCCTCGAACACCACCATTGACGGCCGGAACATTTCCATCGTGGGATCTGACGACCCCAAGGCCTCCAAGGTTTTCGGCACGGCCATCACTTCCACGAATGGCCAGGTGAACGTCGGTGACAACGTCGTCATTGACCAGACCGTCACCGTAAACGGCGTAGCCACCACGACGCAGGATCCGGCAACCCCTCCTGCGGGCCAGGCCTATACGCGCACGACCACTTCCTCTTTCAAGGATTCCAATGAAATAGCCGTACAACTTGGTGACAATGTGTCCCTGCAGGGCGCCGTCACGGCAACCGGACAAATCACCGGCGACCCGGATTCCAAGGTTACGCTGAACGGAGACGTGACCTCCAATGCGGGGATCGGTTCCGTAACGACGGAAGGATTCGACGCTTCCAATACCCAGACGAGCAAAACCGTCACGCAATCCATGGACAACAGCGTTTCCGGCGGCATCGCGCTTGGTGAAACGACTGCGGGAGCCATCACGATCAAAGCCAACGGCGGCGACATCTCCCTGGGAGACAACACCGTGCTGGACGGCACCACCGTTCAGGCAGATTCTGTGGACCTGACCAAGACCGTTTACAACAATACGGACAGTGTCTGGGGTACCGTAGAAGGCACTCCCGAAGTGCTGGACACTATTGAAGGCAACATTGCCCTTGGTCAGAATACTACAGTTAAGGGAAATGCCACCCTGACGGCTGACGACGACATCGCCATCGGGGAAAACAGCCTGATCGCCGGCAATTCAGCCGCTGACGGCATTGTGACGGCAGGAGGGCAAATCTCCATCGGCAACGGTACGCAGGTGCTGAACAACACCGCAACTGACGCCGACAAGGCCGCGATCAACCTGGCGGACGACCAAACACTGTACATCGGTTCCAACACCGTTCTTTCCGGCAATACGGCCAATGGCGTGAGCGGTTCCGTTTATGCGGGCGTGAACACCCAGATCAACGTATTCACGGACGCCGGCGCCTACACCTACATCAGTGACGGCATCGCCACCGCAGCCCCCGCGGCATCCACCGCAGACGCAGCCACACGGGCCGCCGACCAGGCCGCCGTGATGACGAAGACCGGAGCCGGCACCCTGGTGTACGGTGGCACGGGCGACACGGACACTTTCGGTGGCACCTACCAGCAGCTTGAAGGCAACCTGATCATCGGGAACGCCACCTTCGGCACGCCGGACGCCACCACCGGAAAAGTTGCAGCCCCTGAATCCATCAACTCCGCCGTCATGGGCACGGACACCACGGTGTACGACATCCGGACCGGCAGCGTCACCGTGACCCAGGACTCCACGATGAAGGGCGCCTCCGCCACCTTCAGCGGCGATTCGACACTGCTTCTGGCAGACGGCTCCACTCTGGACTTCGGCACCCCGGCCACCTTCACGGACGATTCCCGCGTGGGCATCCAGGTTTCCGACTCCGACGGCAATTCCGTTCCGATCTCCCAGCTGAAAAAGGGTACGGAAAGCGTGACGGTAACGCTGAACGGCACGGATATTTCCGGCCGTCTGCTGAACGGCCTGTTCCTGACCACCACCATGGCTCCCGGAACGGTTGAAGGCACCACCACCATCACCCAGGATATGAGAGGCATTGACGGCGTCATGTCCGGCTTCAACGGCAACGTTTACACCACGGCCGTCGGCCTGGAAAACAACCGTCTGAACGCGGCCGCAGGTTCTCCCGCCGCCGAGTTCTACGAAGAACTGTTCCGGGCGACAAATGCCGACCAGGCTGCCCACATGATTCAGTCCGTGAGCGGTGAAAACATCGTGAACTTCACCTGGGCTGCAAGCCGCACCCTGAGAAGCTTCGCCGATCTGGGCCGCATCCAGTCCGCCGCTTCCATGGCGCGCCAGACGGAAGACACCATTGAAGTAGTGGACGCCAAGGGTTCTCCGATCGCCCGCAAGACGATCGCCAGGGGCAACGGCAATATCTGGGTAGGCGGCATGGGCATCTGGGACGACCAGGACGCCCGCGGAGGAGTTTCCGGTTACAAGTACAATGCCGGCGGCTATGCCGTAGGTATCGACTACAAGGCCGCACAGGGTTCCCTGATCGGTATCGCAGCCGGCCAGAGCTTCGGCGACATCAAGGATAAGTCGAACTTCGGTTCCGACTATGACGTCGATTCCTTCCTGGCCATGATCTACGGACGCATGCATCCCTTCAGGGAAAGCAAGTTCACCCTGGACGGCTACGGCGCCTACGGACGTTCCAAGTTCAAGGGCAATTCCTACATCATGGGTTCCGACCTCAACGGCAACGTCAATTCCGACACCTTCAGCGGCGGCCTGTACGCCACGTGGACGGAACGCTTCGCCCTCGGCAAGGCCTACGTGACGCCCTACACCGGGATTGAATTTATGACTTCCGAACTCAAGGGATTCTCCGAAAGCGGCCCCTACGGACGCACCTTCGACCACGCCCGGGCTCAGAACTGGACCATTCCGGCCGGCATCACCATCGCCCGCGCCTATCAGACGGACGGCGGCACCACTATCACCCCGGCCCTGACGGTAGCCGTGGCCCAGGATGTAAGCCGCATGAATCCCAAATCCAATGTCTCCGGGCCTCTGGGCGCATGGAACGTACGCGGCGTCAACATGGGCCGCACCGCATTCCGCCTGAACGCCGGCATCGACGTACTCTTCTCCAGCAACTGGGGAGCACGTATTTGCTATCAGTTCGAGACCCGCAACAAGCTGACCGCCCACGGCATCAACGGCGCCATCAGCTACACTTTCTAAGTACGACGGCGTTTCAACGCATGCTTTTACTTGGTTATGGTAGGCCCTTTCCCGCCTTGTGCGGGAAAGGGTTTTTCCATTCCCGCGCAGCCACTTTTTCATGTTCCTGCTCCTTGTATGTTTCCAAGAAGATAAAATATTGTTTCCTGCGGATTCTCAATCCGGCGTCAATTCAAATATTTTTTAAAGAACCCCTTAAAAGAAATCATTCCTGCTTTTAAAAAGAAAGGAAGGAAGTTTTTAATAAGCTTCTTTTAATTTATAACATGCTTCAAATAAATGTTTAACAATTAACTTAACTATAAAGCCGGATTGAGAATCCGTTACATCCGCCTCGTTGAACTATTTATTGGAAATGAAATTATCTGCATTTTGTGTTTTCTGCTGCATGCTGGGCGGTATCTCCCAGGCAGCCACCTATATCTGGAGCGGAGCGGCCAACAACGGGATTTACGGGGATTCCGGCAACTGGACGGTAAACGGTTCCCCGAACGGCTATTATCCCCAGCACAGCGCCAATGACGATGCCGTCATCGGGCAGAATGCGGGCACCATTACCTGGTCAAACAGCGAGGCTTTTTTCGGAGACACCAACACCATCCAGATCGGTTCCGGAAGCACATTGGTCTGCAGTCCGGCCAAGGGGGATCTCAATGTCAACTCCATCACCCTGGAAGGCAATGCCCATCTGGTTTTTGAATCAACGAACGCTTTTGGGTTGGGCCGCGACTTTACTCTCAACTTCGGAACGTTTACCGCCTCGGAACACGGTTCGTGGACCGCTACTGACATCGCCAATTTATGGGTCAATCACCACTCCGTCCATTTCACCGGAACGCTGGACATGAACAGCCTGACCGGAAGCGGTACCATTGAGCTGGCCAGCATTAAATCCGACCAGTGGGACGGTCCCCTGACACTGGATCTGAGCGGCCTGAACATTGCCAGCACCTCTCAGGTACAGGCAAACGTCACGCAGGTCACTGAAAACGGCGTTACCAAGGTAATTATCAATTATGAAACCGTCCCTGAACCCGCCACTTTTTCCCTGGGCATTCTGGGGTTGGGAGGCTTGCTCTTGAGACGCAGAAGAAAATAACCACCGTTTCCCGGCAATCCATTTTGCCCGGCTTTTCCCCAGGGAAAGCCGAGCTTTTAATTTTCTCCGCTCCGCGGAAAGACCGTTTACCCTATAAAAAAGGGGACTGCAGGTCCATATGCTTCACGGCCGGAAACGGCGGCACGGCCTGCCGCCTGAACGTTAAAACTCGCAATTCCGCGGCGTGCGGGCAAACGGCAGCACGTCCCGGATGTTCGTTACGCCCGTGATGAACATCAGCAGGCGTTCAAACCCGGCTCCGAATCCGGCGTGGGGAACGGAACCGTAACGGCGCAAGTCGGCATACCAGCGGTAGGCTTCCTCGTTCATGCCCTGCCGCTTCATGTTTTCCAGCAGAATGTCCAGCCGTTCCTCGCGCTGGCTTCCCCCCACGATTTCGCCGATTCCGGGAACCAGCACATCCATGGCGGTGACAGTCCTGCCGTCGTCATTGAGACGCATGTAGAAAGGTTTGATCTCCTTGGGATAATCGTACACGATGACCGGACTCTTGAAATGTTCCTCCGTCAGGAAGCGTTCATGCTCGCTCTGCAGGTTGATTCCCCAGGAGACCGGAAAATCAAATGTTCTCCCGCTCTTGAGAAGAATGTCCACGGCTTCCGTATAGGAACAGCGCACGAACGGCGTATCCTTCACGTGCTCCAGGCGCTCCCGCAGGCCCTTGTCCACAAACCGGTTCAGGAATTCGATCTCTTCCGCGCTGTTCTCCAGGGCGTCACGGATCAGCTCCCGGACAAATGCCTCCGCCATGTCCATGTCCCCGCGCAGGTCGCAAAAAGCCATTTCAGGCTCTACCATCCAGAACTCCGCCGCATGGCGCGTGGTGTTGGAATTTTCCGCCCGGAACGTGGGGCCGAACGTGTAAATATTGCTCAGGGCGCAGGCAAAAGCCTCCCCTTCCAACTGGCCGCTCACGGTCAGATAGGCCGCCTTTCCAAAGAAATCCCGCGCGGTGTCGCGGGAGGCGGCATCACCCACGTCCAGCGTCGTCACGCGGAACATTTCCCCCGCCCCTTCGCAATCGCTGGCGGTGATGATGGGCGTACTGACCCAGACAAAGTCCCGGGACTGGAAAAACCGGTGGATGGACGCAGCCAGACGGCTGCGCATGCGGAACACCGCGCCGAACAGGTTCGTGCGGGGGCGCAAATGGGCGATGGAACGCAGGAACTCCGGCGTGTGCCCCTTCTTCTGGAGGGGGTAGGATTCCGGAGCGGCGCCGACCAGCTCCAGGGAAGAGGCGCGCAATTCCCAGCGCTGCTTCCCCTGCCCGGCCACCAGGGCGCCGCGGACGCTCACTGCGGCCCCGGTCGTCATCTCTGCAATCCGTTCATAACCGGGGATGCCCTCATCCGCCACCACTTGGAGAGAGGCCACGCTGGAGCCGTCATTGATCTCTAAAAAGGAAAACGCCTTGGAATCCCGGCGCGTACGCACCCAGCCCTGAACCAGCATGTCCGGAATTTCCGCTTCACTGGACAGGGCATGTTTCACCAATGTTCTGCTGATCATGGCGCAAGTATAATACGCTCCTGCCCGCAGACCAGCCAGAAGTGCCCCGGAAAGGGGAATATCTGCGGTTCTTTCCGCTCGGCCGCAAAAAGCCTTCCGTACTTATTTGGACGGTTGCATGACCTGGCGTCCCGTCGTGATGGCGATGGCGTCAGCCATGGGCATTTCCTTTTCCGTATGCTCCGCGCCCCATGAATCGGAAAAAATGACCGTTTTCTTTTCCTCATCAAAGCCGATGATCAGGCGCAAATGGCCGCCGCGGGTCTGGGACAGCCTCTTGGGTTCCGGCACAATGCCCAACTGCACGGACCAGAGCACGGGAATGCCCGCAGTGATATAGGGGCGGATGGAATTGATCCATTTGTCCACCTGGTTCTGGGAACCTGCGCGCGCCAGTTTCAGCACTTCCCCGTCCGCGTTGTCCCAGAAGGCCGGCCAGCTCGTCTGGCTGTCCACTTTCTCCTTCTTCAGCTTGGAAGCGGCCCGGTTGTAGGATTTCAATATATTATTGAAATCACGGTAATCCGTCAGGGAATCCAGAACACGGATCCTGATCTGGAACCGCGCTCCTATTTTCTTCAGGTTTTCCGCCATTTCAGCAGTGCTTGTTCCTCCGGAAGCTGACGTATTGCCCAGTGAGGCCAGTTCGTGCTGATCCACATAATCCATTCCATAATAAGCGAACACACGGGCGGCAGTAGCCACCACGCAGTAGCCTTTCTGTCCCTGATCCACCATGGGGATGTCCTGAATCACGATGCGCTTCCCTTCCTTCTTCACATGCTGCTTGATGTCCGCCTTTTTCGCGCGGGAGGACGTGTCCGGCCGCGCGATGGAAGCTTCCGTAGGCCCTAATTTCAGACGGATGAATTCCGCCTCGAACTCCCGGCCCTCACGCGACGAATTGACCTCCACCACGGCGGCGCCCTTGTCCCATACCCAGGACCAGCCGTTCACCTTCACCACGGCTTCACGGCGGGAGGCGCGGTATTCCTTGGACTTCACGCCGGTGAGGGTGTCCAGGGCCGCCTTGACGCGCTCCAGGCGCGTTTCAAACTCATCCCGGTCAATCGCCCCGTTGTCCCCCTTGTTGTAAATCATGACGGTCATGGATTGGGGTGTATCATCCTTCCAGTTCACCAAAGTCTCTCCCAGGGAAATTTCCCCTATCTTGATCCGGGGCCTGGCCATGCGGAGCTGGGTTTTCTCCTTGTCCACCCAGCCGCCCGCTTCTCCATTAAAATACTTGCCGAACAAGTCCTCCCTGGACGAACTCCAGAAGGAGCCGGACTTCAGATCCGGAGCCATGTCACCGCCTGCCAAAGCAGTGGACACCAGGCAGCAGCTCGCGAATACGGACAAAAAGAAAGAAATGAATTTCATGGCGTCAGGGATGTTGAAAGGTAACTCCACCCAGTGGAATTTATTCTTCAATGTATGCCGCAATGCTCCTCATGCCAAGCAAAAAGGAATGAAGCAAATGGGTGCGGAACCGCCGGACAGGAACAGGTTTCGCAACGGCCTGCATCCCCGCAGACGGCCCGATATACATTGTCTGCCGGATTCATCCATTTAAACCCGCCTGTCCGTTAAAATCCCAATCCTCCCCTTCCTCTCCGGGAAGGCCTCTTGCCTGCAAAGGACTGGAAAACCGGAAACACACACAGAAAAGGCTGGATCAACAACTCCCGGAATAAAGCCATCAAGAAACCCCGCGGTTCCTGAGAAAGAGCTTTACAAGACTTTATGTCTAATAATCTCCAACTCCGGCTCCCCAACCTTACCCCGGGAGAGACACCGCTCACATGAACTAGTCCGAACGCGCGAAACACGGGATAAACCCCTCCATGATTTTCTTAACAATTTCCTCATGGTCCTCAAAAGTGGTGCCATTGCGAAATAAAAACCTGAGAGTTTGGTAACTCACATCCCAGCCTTCCTTTCGATACAGATAAAGTGCAAACACTTCCTTATCCGTTTTACTGCAAAAAAGATCGTAATGCTTTGTCCTGATAATTTTAGTCAGCAACGCATTCCTGAAAAAGTCAGTCAGTATGACCTCCCTCGGGGTCTCAAAACCACGCGGGACATAAAAGTCCTCGGTTATAAATCCGTAGGTGCTGGCCCTGACTTCCAATGATTTTTTCTCATCATGCAAAACAAGGGTGTGCAGGTTTCCCTCCGGAATGCGAACATCTCTTCCTATATCGAGACTAAATGATATTCCACTGGCGGGATCAATGGTGAAACTGCTTGGGTAACTGATGATGAAGCACCGGGCAAAACGCTCCCGTTCTTCTCCTTTGCCGAAAGTCGTCCATTTGCCGGGGAGTTCAGCATCTCCAGCAGCGATGCAACTCCCCAGTCCAAAAAACAGTGCTACGAGAACAAGAAGGAATTTGATCGGCTTCATAACAATAAAAAACGGGATAAAATGAAAATTCATTTCTCCCCATTCATTTATAATTCTTCATTTTGTATTATATATTCCTGAATATTCAGGAGATTTCAATTTACATTAGTTGAAATGCTTTAAAAATAATAAAACGAATCCCCTTGCTGATAAAAAACAATAATCCAAACAACAATAATCCTGCAAGCAACCCGTATGCTATTCCATGGACCAAACATAGTGTAAGCGTAATTAAAACAACAGGAACACTGCCGAAGATGATAGCTATAATAGTAAAAATGAGAGATATTTCCGAATCTTTCGCGATGGCGGAAAGAAACAAGGGGATCAAGTACAATATAAAAAATAAAAATATTAAAGGCATGCCTTCAATTTCTTAAGAAAAATAAAAAGATACGTTACGCGAAATAAATTTTATAAATGGTGCGACCGATATGATTTTCGAATAAGAAGCGGGGTTATTTCCTGTTTTATCCATTTTTCATAAATGATAAAACATACTCTGGGATGGAGACTTTTCCGTACTGATGATAACTTTAATAAATTTATTCTCCTCATTAATTTCCATATCAATGGCGGGAGAAGCTCCGATGTATATCCACAAATTATAAAATTCTTTTTCTATCGTCCCGTCATTAATGCGCCGTTTCAATTCTTGCCAGGCTTCAGGATTACCTTCATTTTCAAAAGCCAATCCATATGACTTCGTGAATTTTTCCAGAGACCAGGTGCCGCCCAAAGTAGAGAAACGGCAGTGGTACTGCTGGGAAACGGACGATAGAAACATACTTGAAATTGCCGCCGTATTAGCCATGGATCTTTGTCTGCTGTCCACTGTCTGCTGTTTAATATACAAGTAGGCTGCAAACAGTGCTGCGACACCTAATAAAAATAAAATCATTATTTTTATTACTTTCTTCATATTTAACTAAATTTATATATAATCCAGAAGGAAGTCAAGGAAGATAATATCTTCCTTTTTTATCGATATATTGTTGCTTGCAAATGTTTTAGAAATTATTCCTCCTATTCGTCATGAGATGTTTGTCTTGAAAAAATCAAATTTATGGATCATATGCAAATTTATGGATTTATTCCAGCAAATTCAACATATGGGATAAACAAATATCATGGTTCTGATAAGGACGAATATTGCTTTTCCCTATTTCTTATCGTCCGTTCATTCCCCCACAAGAATGGGAAACAAGCTGCAGGTACTGCATCCGGCAGCCAATATGCCTGACGGCTCTTTTTCCTTGATCTTCTTTCCGCAGGGTTTCTTTAGAAAGGCCCTGCTGTCAGCTACGTACCGCTATGCAGGAATGAGGCGCGTCCGGAAGGACCAGAATATCCTCTCTGCTCAATTGTAAGGGAAAACGCTTGTTTTCACAAGAAACCCCGGCTGTGCCTACGAAATGTAATCACATGGGAAACTAATAACCGGACACGAGAAATAAAGGATAACCACGCTTTTCCCACCTTTTCAGGCACATGTTCTGCGCAAATTCTGTCTTGTCCAAAGTTTGTTTGCCAAAAACAAATTCTGCTTTTCCGGCAGATCAAGAGGCACCCCAAGCGCCATCCAGAAGAGGCAGAGGAAGCACCCCCGGATAAAAATACGGCCTTCGGCAGGATTTTCCCACCGGAGGCCGGTATTACATCAATAATCGCGAACGGTTACATGACCGGGCGCAGGCGCTGGAGAATGGCGTCCTTGGAAGTGGCGCCCACCATGGTGTCCATGATTTCTCCATCCTTGATGATCAGGAGAGTAGGAATGGTGCGCACGCCATAGGTTGCGGCCAGGCCGTTGTTGGCGTCCACATCCACTTTGCCCACCTTGACCTTGCCGGCAAGTTCCGTAGCCAACTGGTCAATGATCGGAGCGATCATGCGGCAGGGGCCGCACCATGTAGCCCAGAAGTCGACAAGCACAGGGATGTCGGACTTCAGGACTTCATCCTCAAAATTTGCTTCAGAAAATACGTTTGCCATAGTACCGCTTAGAGTATTTGGAGAACCGTTATGTTCACTTATTCTTCGTCGTCGGCGACATCGGAGGACGCATCGTCAGC
This genomic stretch from Akkermansia biwaensis harbors:
- a CDS encoding PEP-CTERM sorting domain-containing protein, with product MKLSAFCVFCCMLGGISQAATYIWSGAANNGIYGDSGNWTVNGSPNGYYPQHSANDDAVIGQNAGTITWSNSEAFFGDTNTIQIGSGSTLVCSPAKGDLNVNSITLEGNAHLVFESTNAFGLGRDFTLNFGTFTASEHGSWTATDIANLWVNHHSVHFTGTLDMNSLTGSGTIELASIKSDQWDGPLTLDLSGLNIASTSQVQANVTQVTENGVTKVIINYETVPEPATFSLGILGLGGLLLRRRRK
- the asnS gene encoding asparagine--tRNA ligase; protein product: MSRTLVKHALSSEAEIPDMLVQGWVRTRRDSKAFSFLEINDGSSVASLQVVADEGIPGYERIAEMTTGAAVSVRGALVAGQGKQRWELRASSLELVGAAPESYPLQKKGHTPEFLRSIAHLRPRTNLFGAVFRMRSRLAASIHRFFQSRDFVWVSTPIITASDCEGAGEMFRVTTLDVGDAASRDTARDFFGKAAYLTVSGQLEGEAFACALSNIYTFGPTFRAENSNTTRHAAEFWMVEPEMAFCDLRGDMDMAEAFVRELIRDALENSAEEIEFLNRFVDKGLRERLEHVKDTPFVRCSYTEAVDILLKSGRTFDFPVSWGINLQSEHERFLTEEHFKSPVIVYDYPKEIKPFYMRLNDDGRTVTAMDVLVPGIGEIVGGSQREERLDILLENMKRQGMNEEAYRWYADLRRYGSVPHAGFGAGFERLLMFITGVTNIRDVLPFARTPRNCEF
- a CDS encoding autotransporter outer membrane beta-barrel domain-containing protein, translating into MKLRLPQMLLAAVIACLGSFSVATAADYTANSADSLVTAWNQAAASNEASTITITVPSGSDSITLTPEQKAQLAAISGTGSITVQMTDASGKLVNFNYDLVNEQVKFNNITLSEPTGSSNDIVVTNASNTTIDGRNISIVGSDDPKASKVFGTAITSTNGQVNVGDNVVIDQTVTVNGVATTTQDPATPPAGQAYTRTTTSSFKDSNEIAVQLGDNVSLQGAVTATGQITGDPDSKVTLNGDVTSNAGIGSVTTEGFDASNTQTSKTVTQSMDNSVSGGIALGETTAGAITIKANGGDISLGDNTVLDGTTVQADSVDLTKTVYNNTDSVWGTVEGTPEVLDTIEGNIALGQNTTVKGNATLTADDDIAIGENSLIAGNSAADGIVTAGGQISIGNGTQVLNNTATDADKAAINLADDQTLYIGSNTVLSGNTANGVSGSVYAGVNTQINVFTDAGAYTYISDGIATAAPAASTADAATRAADQAAVMTKTGAGTLVYGGTGDTDTFGGTYQQLEGNLIIGNATFGTPDATTGKVAAPESINSAVMGTDTTVYDIRTGSVTVTQDSTMKGASATFSGDSTLLLADGSTLDFGTPATFTDDSRVGIQVSDSDGNSVPISQLKKGTESVTVTLNGTDISGRLLNGLFLTTTMAPGTVEGTTTITQDMRGIDGVMSGFNGNVYTTAVGLENNRLNAAAGSPAAEFYEELFRATNADQAAHMIQSVSGENIVNFTWAASRTLRSFADLGRIQSAASMARQTEDTIEVVDAKGSPIARKTIARGNGNIWVGGMGIWDDQDARGGVSGYKYNAGGYAVGIDYKAAQGSLIGIAAGQSFGDIKDKSNFGSDYDVDSFLAMIYGRMHPFRESKFTLDGYGAYGRSKFKGNSYIMGSDLNGNVNSDTFSGGLYATWTERFALGKAYVTPYTGIEFMTSELKGFSESGPYGRTFDHARAQNWTIPAGITIARAYQTDGGTTITPALTVAVAQDVSRMNPKSNVSGPLGAWNVRGVNMGRTAFRLNAGIDVLFSSNWGARICYQFETRNKLTAHGINGAISYTF
- the trxA gene encoding thioredoxin is translated as MANVFSEANFEDEVLKSDIPVLVDFWATWCGPCRMIAPIIDQLATELAGKVKVGKVDVDANNGLAATYGVRTIPTLLIIKDGEIMDTMVGATSKDAILQRLRPVM
- a CDS encoding C39 family peptidase, whose translation is MKFISFFLSVFASCCLVSTALAGGDMAPDLKSGSFWSSSREDLFGKYFNGEAGGWVDKEKTQLRMARPRIKIGEISLGETLVNWKDDTPQSMTVMIYNKGDNGAIDRDEFETRLERVKAALDTLTGVKSKEYRASRREAVVKVNGWSWVWDKGAAVVEVNSSREGREFEAEFIRLKLGPTEASIARPDTSSRAKKADIKQHVKKEGKRIVIQDIPMVDQGQKGYCVVATAARVFAYYGMDYVDQHELASLGNTSASGGTSTAEMAENLKKIGARFQIRIRVLDSLTDYRDFNNILKSYNRAASKLKKEKVDSQTSWPAFWDNADGEVLKLARAGSQNQVDKWINSIRPYITAGIPVLWSVQLGIVPEPKRLSQTRGGHLRLIIGFDEEKKTVIFSDSWGAEHTEKEMPMADAIAITTGRQVMQPSK